A stretch of Sinorhizobium meliloti DNA encodes these proteins:
- a CDS encoding GNAT family N-acetyltransferase — translation MTIMSQPQRQLYAISDLRDQPAFCATVADRIWRAWWQGAGHPLEHVTDHMQEMLNDNALPFGLVAHDGGRYLGSTLIISCDLDERPQYAPWVAAVWVEAEHRGRGIGRALVGRAAEAAFDLGHDIAYLCALPGRRSFYEGFGWRRLEENVGPHGLTVLTRSRE, via the coding sequence ATGACCATCATGTCCCAACCACAGCGGCAGCTTTACGCCATCTCTGACCTTCGTGATCAGCCTGCCTTCTGCGCAACGGTCGCGGACCGGATTTGGAGGGCCTGGTGGCAAGGAGCAGGCCATCCACTGGAACACGTGACAGACCACATGCAGGAAATGCTGAACGACAACGCGCTGCCCTTCGGTCTCGTGGCCCATGATGGGGGGCGATATCTCGGATCGACGCTCATTATCTCCTGCGACCTGGACGAGCGCCCGCAATACGCTCCTTGGGTGGCTGCCGTGTGGGTCGAGGCCGAACATCGGGGTAGGGGAATAGGCAGAGCTCTCGTCGGACGCGCAGCCGAGGCGGCGTTCGATCTGGGCCACGACATCGCCTATCTCTGCGCGTTGCCGGGAAGGCGTTCCTTCTACGAAGGATTCGGATGGCGTCGCCTCGAAGAAAACGTCGGTCCGCATGGACTGACGGTTCTTACGCGTTCCCGCGAGTAA
- a CDS encoding nuclear transport factor 2 family protein, which yields MRCSTPIGRLRSPQHFRWRAVLNGSALEGGGRGTIILRREANVWKIIHEHLSQFPQRHRSGRLRGSLG from the coding sequence ATGCGATGCAGCACGCCAATCGGCAGGCTGCGCTCCCCGCAGCACTTCCGGTGGAGGGCAGTTTTAAATGGTAGCGCTCTGGAAGGCGGTGGGCGAGGAACAATTATCCTTCGTAGAGAAGCGAATGTCTGGAAGATCATTCACGAACATCTAAGCCAGTTCCCTCAGCGTCATCGCTCCGGAAGGTTACGGGGAAGCTTAGGTTAG
- the aac(3)-IV gene encoding AAC(3)-IV family aminoglycoside N-acetyltransferase yields the protein MTQQNEWRASEIVDQLIALGVKPGGVLLVHCSFRSVRPVEGGPPGVIAALRAAIGPEGTLVMPSWSGLDDEPFDPAATPATPDLGIVADTFWRLENVTRSDHPFAFAATGPLAARITSDSLPLPPHAPASPIGRIHELDGQVLLLGVEHDSDTTLHLAELIAKVPYGVPRHCTVLDNGKPIRVDYRENDHCCQNFNLADAWLRREGLQREGQVGHAHARLIRSRDIVRIASDRLARDPLVFLHPIEAGCEECDAARQSAGCAPRSTSGGGQF from the coding sequence ATGACGCAACAAAATGAATGGCGGGCTTCGGAAATCGTTGACCAACTCATTGCGCTCGGGGTGAAGCCTGGAGGCGTCCTGCTCGTTCACTGTTCCTTTCGCAGCGTCCGGCCTGTCGAAGGCGGGCCGCCTGGCGTGATTGCCGCTCTGCGCGCCGCCATTGGTCCGGAGGGCACGCTCGTCATGCCATCATGGTCGGGTCTCGACGACGAGCCGTTCGACCCGGCGGCGACACCTGCCACACCCGACCTTGGAATAGTCGCCGACACCTTCTGGCGTCTGGAGAATGTGACGCGCAGCGACCATCCGTTCGCGTTTGCGGCAACGGGCCCGCTTGCCGCACGCATCACATCAGACAGCCTGCCCCTGCCCCCGCACGCTCCCGCAAGTCCGATAGGGCGTATCCATGAACTCGATGGACAAGTGCTCCTCCTCGGTGTCGAACACGATTCGGACACCACGCTGCATCTCGCCGAGCTGATCGCGAAGGTTCCCTATGGGGTGCCGAGACACTGTACGGTCCTCGATAACGGCAAGCCGATCCGCGTCGACTATCGCGAGAACGATCACTGCTGCCAGAACTTTAACCTCGCCGACGCCTGGCTGAGGCGAGAGGGCTTGCAGCGGGAAGGCCAGGTCGGCCATGCCCATGCTCGCCTGATCCGCTCCCGCGACATCGTGAGGATAGCCTCGGATCGACTGGCCCGCGATCCACTCGTCTTCCTGCATCCGATAGAGGCAGGGTGCGAAGAATGCGATGCAGCACGCCAATCGGCAGGCTGCGCTCCCCGCAGCACTTCCGGTGGAGGGCAGTTTTAA
- a CDS encoding adenylate cyclase: protein MAGPHYRLQTFGELRLVNSGGVAVACPERGALILAYLCVSGEKTASREKLAMLIWPEREKSVAFKNLRSTLWRMRHLAADLGPLITATEAEVTLGEIACDVDGFQALEHSEEAFRTGLRLWRDGFLASADVPPGRYADWVGEQRRLFTQLLRAALIGGEERFADRALLRTACMHFLELDPTDTAVRPILERMTGGGLVVGSGQPDRARLRQGAFAGEPAREASAPPVAPAPRVALLPPAAFGSDPMLHAVSVAVVEDITIGLCAQRSMSVVAPYTAERIRDAADKAAFLEKHGVTYALDCRMSDQGLFTQLIFLPSDAIVWAERFAISPVGLLQQRQEIAFHVARAVTEQVETGRAARIDYLAHPEAYYAYLAGLRNLSSVGLPEIRRARGDFRAALKHKPDFAPALSGMARTYAIEWILTARGDRELLSVAEHHAKGAIESNEDLPGAHREFGVVKLYQGDLDESLAALDLAENLSPHYADVLYSHADTLVHVSRPREALDKLGKALSLNPLAPDTYFWSAAGASYFLENYQDAIGYVQRMKDKSPGDRLLAASWAMLGDQKKARAYRMRALKSNPTFDVDKWLAVVPMKEQWQKDLYREGLKKAGF, encoded by the coding sequence GTGGCGGGGCCGCATTATCGTCTGCAGACATTCGGGGAATTGCGGCTGGTCAATTCCGGCGGCGTGGCTGTGGCGTGTCCCGAGCGGGGCGCGCTGATACTCGCCTATCTCTGCGTGTCCGGGGAGAAAACGGCTTCCCGTGAAAAGCTCGCAATGCTGATCTGGCCCGAGCGGGAAAAGAGCGTCGCCTTCAAGAACCTGCGGTCGACCTTGTGGCGCATGCGCCACCTTGCTGCGGATTTGGGACCGCTCATTACGGCAACGGAAGCCGAGGTTACGCTAGGGGAGATTGCCTGCGACGTCGACGGTTTCCAGGCGCTGGAACATTCGGAGGAGGCGTTCCGCACCGGGCTTCGGTTATGGCGCGATGGGTTTCTCGCAAGCGCGGATGTGCCGCCGGGCCGCTATGCGGATTGGGTGGGAGAACAGCGGCGCCTGTTCACGCAGTTGCTGCGCGCGGCGCTTATCGGCGGCGAAGAGCGGTTTGCCGACAGGGCGCTGCTGCGGACCGCGTGCATGCACTTCCTCGAGCTCGATCCGACGGATACGGCCGTGCGTCCGATCCTGGAGCGGATGACCGGCGGGGGTCTGGTCGTCGGGAGCGGTCAGCCGGACAGGGCCCGGCTGCGGCAGGGTGCCTTTGCCGGAGAGCCCGCAAGGGAGGCGAGTGCTCCGCCGGTTGCGCCGGCACCCCGTGTCGCGCTGCTTCCGCCGGCGGCCTTCGGCAGCGATCCGATGCTTCACGCGGTCAGCGTGGCCGTGGTCGAGGACATCACGATCGGGCTATGTGCGCAACGATCGATGTCCGTCGTTGCTCCCTACACGGCGGAGCGCATACGGGATGCCGCGGACAAGGCTGCGTTCTTGGAAAAGCATGGCGTTACCTATGCGCTCGACTGCCGCATGTCGGACCAGGGGCTCTTCACGCAGCTCATTTTTCTGCCGTCCGACGCGATCGTCTGGGCGGAGCGGTTTGCGATATCTCCGGTCGGTCTCCTGCAGCAACGCCAGGAAATCGCCTTTCATGTCGCCCGGGCGGTGACGGAGCAGGTCGAGACCGGCCGTGCCGCGCGTATCGACTATCTGGCCCATCCGGAGGCCTATTACGCCTATCTCGCCGGCCTGCGAAACCTCTCCAGCGTGGGTCTTCCCGAAATCCGCAGGGCACGCGGCGATTTCAGGGCCGCGCTCAAGCACAAGCCGGATTTTGCTCCGGCGCTGAGCGGGATGGCGCGCACCTATGCAATCGAGTGGATCCTGACTGCCCGCGGCGACCGGGAACTTCTTTCGGTGGCGGAGCATCACGCCAAGGGGGCGATCGAAAGCAATGAGGACCTGCCCGGAGCACACCGCGAGTTCGGTGTCGTCAAGCTCTATCAGGGTGATCTCGACGAGAGCCTTGCGGCGCTGGATCTCGCCGAAAACCTGAGCCCGCATTATGCCGACGTGCTTTACAGCCACGCCGACACGCTCGTTCATGTCTCCCGCCCGCGCGAGGCGCTCGACAAGCTCGGCAAGGCGCTTTCGCTCAATCCGCTGGCGCCCGACACCTATTTCTGGAGCGCTGCCGGTGCCAGCTATTTCCTCGAAAACTATCAGGACGCGATCGGCTACGTTCAGAGAATGAAGGACAAGTCGCCCGGCGACAGGCTGCTTGCGGCAAGCTGGGCGATGCTCGGCGACCAGAAGAAAGCACGGGCGTACCGGATGCGGGCGTTGAAGAGCAATCCGACGTTCGACGTCGATAAGTGGCTTGCCGTCGTTCCCATGAAGGAACAATGGCAGAAGGACCTCTATCGTGAGGGGCTGAAAAAAGCGGGGTTTTGA
- a CDS encoding YcaO-like family protein: MTGPDIGGGADLRNEYSDRVLSPEETFERVRPLLSGFGIARIARHTGLDRTGIPVWCAYTPNARSIVVAQGKGLTDADAKVSAVMEALERAVAGEPAVETIMATTRALRASGRTADPLPGLIAAGQEEIGPEEELPWVAGSDLISGPEVLVPLAAALLDRTRPSRFWMSSDGLASGNSIQEATLHGLLERIERDAHVLWGVSGPESRYRQCVAPEGFGDAALNSLVERIRAAGLDLRLFDITSDIGIPCFLALLGPSDIAIRDDGRFVDVTSGCGAHVFAVRAAIRAVTEAAQSRLTFMSGARDDVFPETFSRPLPDSTRQAFLAGPCRHAPAAPPAGGDLDALMRHTIDHLKDAGVQSAIVVRLSAEALPFAVVKIFVPDLENPDGERARRFGPRALSKALAF, from the coding sequence GTGACCGGTCCCGACATCGGGGGTGGGGCCGACTTGCGCAATGAATATTCCGATCGTGTGCTGAGCCCGGAAGAGACCTTCGAACGTGTAAGGCCTCTGCTTTCCGGTTTCGGCATAGCCCGCATCGCGAGGCACACGGGACTCGACAGGACCGGAATCCCGGTCTGGTGCGCCTACACGCCGAATGCACGATCCATCGTGGTTGCACAGGGCAAAGGGCTGACGGATGCGGACGCGAAGGTTTCTGCCGTCATGGAGGCGCTGGAGCGCGCTGTTGCCGGCGAACCCGCGGTCGAAACCATAATGGCCACAACCCGGGCCCTGCGGGCGTCCGGACGGACCGCGGACCCGCTTCCGGGGCTGATTGCGGCCGGGCAGGAGGAAATCGGTCCGGAGGAGGAATTGCCATGGGTCGCCGGCTCCGATCTGATCTCCGGCCCCGAGGTGCTCGTACCGCTCGCAGCGGCGCTGCTGGACCGTACCCGGCCTTCGCGTTTCTGGATGTCGTCGGATGGGCTCGCATCGGGAAATTCCATCCAGGAAGCGACATTGCACGGGCTGCTGGAGCGCATCGAGCGTGACGCCCATGTCCTGTGGGGCGTGTCTGGGCCGGAGAGCCGTTACCGGCAATGCGTTGCTCCCGAGGGGTTCGGCGATGCAGCGCTGAATAGTCTCGTCGAGCGCATAAGAGCCGCGGGTCTCGATCTCCGGCTTTTCGACATTACCAGCGACATCGGTATTCCCTGCTTTCTGGCATTGCTCGGCCCCTCCGACATCGCCATCAGGGACGATGGTCGTTTCGTCGATGTGACAAGCGGCTGCGGGGCGCATGTCTTTGCCGTTCGCGCGGCGATCAGAGCGGTGACCGAAGCGGCGCAGTCGCGGCTCACCTTCATGAGCGGCGCTCGGGACGATGTCTTTCCCGAAACCTTCAGCCGGCCTTTGCCGGACTCGACCCGCCAGGCCTTCCTCGCGGGACCGTGCCGGCATGCGCCGGCGGCGCCGCCTGCGGGCGGCGATCTGGACGCGCTCATGCGCCACACCATCGATCATCTAAAGGATGCCGGTGTGCAATCTGCAATTGTGGTTCGCCTGTCAGCCGAAGCTCTGCCGTTCGCGGTCGTCAAGATCTTCGTCCCCGATCTTGAGAACCCCGACGGTGAAAGAGCACGCCGTTTCGGTCCGCGCGCGCTATCCAAAGCGCTCGCATTTTGA
- a CDS encoding DUF1194 domain-containing protein, with protein MLGTIALILALSGSPIQTAAMAADVDVELLLAVDMSGSMDMEEARVQRSGYLQALRHPDFINAVQGGLLGRIAIGYFEWAGLVNEASVVNWQVIENAADAEAFAAKLEARPIGTRRGTSISNAILFGTGLIDSNAFSGARRVIDVSGDGPNNTGPPVTPARNDAVSRGIIINGLAILIRPSVSTGPLDQYYAECVIGGPGSFVLPVHEPEDFAIAIRQKLILEVSGLTPEPALRLAAGEAAADCMIGEKLRPGFLDRVYPELDR; from the coding sequence ATGTTAGGCACGATAGCATTGATCCTGGCTCTGAGCGGGAGCCCGATACAGACGGCAGCCATGGCCGCCGACGTCGACGTGGAGCTGTTGCTGGCTGTCGACATGTCCGGCTCGATGGACATGGAGGAGGCACGCGTGCAGCGCTCCGGCTATCTGCAGGCGCTGCGGCACCCCGATTTCATCAATGCGGTCCAGGGCGGGCTCCTCGGGCGGATCGCCATCGGCTATTTCGAATGGGCAGGGCTCGTAAACGAGGCCTCCGTCGTAAACTGGCAGGTGATCGAAAATGCTGCCGACGCCGAAGCCTTCGCCGCCAAGCTGGAGGCGCGGCCGATCGGGACGCGGCGCGGCACCTCGATCTCCAATGCGATTCTTTTCGGCACGGGCCTCATCGATTCGAACGCCTTTTCGGGCGCGCGACGGGTCATCGACGTCTCCGGTGACGGGCCCAACAATACCGGGCCGCCGGTCACGCCTGCCCGCAACGATGCCGTATCGCGCGGGATCATCATCAATGGGCTTGCGATCCTCATCCGCCCGTCGGTCTCGACCGGGCCGCTCGACCAGTATTACGCCGAATGCGTCATCGGCGGCCCCGGCTCCTTCGTCCTGCCCGTCCATGAACCCGAGGATTTCGCGATCGCAATCCGCCAGAAGCTTATCCTGGAAGTAAGCGGCCTGACACCCGAGCCGGCGCTCCGTTTGGCGGCCGGCGAAGCTGCGGCAGATTGCATGATAGGCGAGAAGCTGCGGCCTGGTTTTCTCGACAGGGTCTACCCGGAGCTGGATCGCTAG
- a CDS encoding glucoamylase family protein, which translates to MFHTRRNSDIACVERLQRAAFGYFLRYSDTATGLVADTSRKGSPSSIAATGFGLAAYPVAVERGWIGRAEAARRVLTALAFFAASRQESDARATGYRGFYYHFLDMRSGERAWRSELSTIDTALLLAGALAAAAYFSGSGEQEREIRSHAAFLYERADWNWALNGGDTVTMGWRPPGRFLKHRWRGYSEALLLYVLALGSPTRPIVPQNYDAYTAAHEWLTLDGVAHLHAGALFVHLFPQAWIDFRGVRDRGMRERDSDYFENSRRAIRLQRAHAEENPHGFAGYCSDLWGFSACHAPKGWLRLRDGRRQRLLGYEARGAPFGADDGTLVPWASLAGLPFEPDACLGSLSHLMSQYPALVNEGCLPGGFNPSLPGDGPEGWVDDRIVGLDQGLVVMMIENWRSGLIWELTRSIPAFSQGLSRAGFAGGWLSSTLPRV; encoded by the coding sequence ATGTTTCACACCAGGCGGAACTCGGATATCGCATGCGTCGAGCGGCTGCAGCGCGCGGCGTTCGGCTACTTTCTTCGATATTCCGACACGGCAACCGGTCTGGTGGCCGATACGTCTCGCAAGGGTTCTCCGTCGAGTATCGCCGCCACGGGCTTCGGGCTCGCAGCCTATCCGGTCGCGGTCGAGCGCGGCTGGATCGGTCGGGCGGAGGCCGCGCGGCGTGTGCTGACCGCCCTCGCATTCTTCGCGGCGAGCCGGCAGGAGAGCGACGCGCGGGCAACCGGCTATCGCGGCTTCTATTATCATTTCCTCGATATGCGGTCGGGAGAGCGCGCCTGGCGCAGCGAACTCTCGACGATCGACACCGCGTTGCTCCTCGCCGGTGCCCTGGCCGCGGCGGCGTATTTCTCCGGCTCCGGCGAGCAGGAGAGGGAGATCAGGAGCCACGCGGCGTTTCTCTACGAAAGGGCAGACTGGAACTGGGCGCTCAATGGCGGCGATACCGTCACAATGGGTTGGCGCCCGCCCGGACGCTTCCTGAAGCACCGCTGGCGGGGCTACAGCGAGGCGCTGCTTCTTTATGTTCTGGCGCTGGGTTCGCCAACACGGCCGATCGTGCCGCAGAATTACGACGCCTACACCGCGGCGCATGAATGGCTCACGCTCGATGGGGTGGCGCATCTCCACGCCGGCGCGCTCTTCGTCCACCTGTTTCCGCAGGCCTGGATCGATTTTCGCGGCGTTCGCGACCGGGGGATGCGTGAAAGGGACAGCGACTATTTCGAAAACTCCCGCCGCGCCATCAGGCTGCAGCGCGCCCATGCCGAGGAAAATCCTCATGGCTTCGCAGGTTACTGCAGCGATCTCTGGGGGTTCAGCGCCTGCCACGCGCCGAAAGGCTGGCTGAGGCTTCGCGACGGGCGGCGGCAGAGATTGCTCGGCTACGAGGCACGTGGCGCACCATTCGGCGCCGATGACGGTACGCTCGTTCCATGGGCGTCGCTCGCCGGTCTGCCGTTCGAGCCGGACGCATGTCTCGGCAGCCTTTCTCACCTGATGTCGCAATATCCCGCGCTCGTTAATGAGGGTTGCCTTCCCGGCGGCTTCAATCCCAGCCTGCCGGGGGACGGCCCCGAGGGCTGGGTGGACGACAGAATCGTCGGACTTGACCAAGGGCTCGTGGTCATGATGATCGAGAACTGGAGAAGCGGCCTGATCTGGGAACTGACGCGCAGCATTCCGGCCTTCAGCCAGGGGTTGAGCAGGGCCGGCTTTGCGGGCGGCTGGCTTTCGTCGACGCTGCCTCGAGTCTGA
- a CDS encoding DUF1772 domain-containing protein, translating to MVALVPALAFAAAIGSGLMAGLFFVFSVCIMQALSRLPPDQGVAAMNAINVVIQNPLFLFAFMGTALLGLILLVMAFIWGGQGSYLLAAGGLVYLLGTLAVTIVINVPLNDALAAAPAGQAAAELWQQRYLTDWVRWNHVRTIASTGALALFVLGFARI from the coding sequence ATGGTTGCCCTTGTTCCTGCGCTGGCTTTTGCCGCCGCGATCGGATCCGGTCTGATGGCCGGGCTCTTCTTCGTCTTCTCGGTCTGCATAATGCAGGCGCTGTCGCGGCTCCCGCCGGATCAGGGGGTCGCCGCGATGAACGCCATCAACGTGGTCATCCAGAATCCGCTGTTCCTCTTCGCCTTCATGGGAACGGCGCTGCTTGGCCTTATCCTCCTCGTCATGGCCTTCATCTGGGGCGGGCAGGGGAGTTATCTGTTGGCAGCCGGCGGGCTCGTCTATCTCCTCGGCACGCTCGCGGTGACTATCGTAATCAATGTCCCGCTGAACGACGCGCTTGCCGCCGCCCCTGCCGGCCAGGCAGCCGCCGAGCTCTGGCAGCAGCGCTACCTGACCGACTGGGTCCGCTGGAACCACGTGCGCACCATCGCCTCGACAGGCGCGCTCGCCCTTTTCGTGCTCGGCTTCGCCCGGATCTAG
- a CDS encoding crotonase/enoyl-CoA hydratase family protein, translated as MSDTVLIEISAGIALLTLNRPEKLNALNYELIDRLLALLDRIEIDETVQAVILTVAGDRAFSAGGDIHEFSGSVAKGVNAATRDFVRRGQQLTHRLEAFPKPVIAAVNGLAYGGGCEVTEAVHLAIASERARFAKPEIKLAMPPTFGGTQRLPRLAGRKRALELLLTGDAFSPQRALDMGLVNAVVPHEQLIASARALAGRTIRHSPLATAAIITAVTRGLNMAIGEGLLCESEQFARMVPSHDLKEGLAAWKERREPRYAGR; from the coding sequence ATGTCCGACACGGTTCTCATCGAAATTTCGGCCGGCATCGCCCTCCTGACCCTCAACCGGCCCGAAAAGCTGAATGCGCTCAACTACGAACTGATCGATCGGCTTTTAGCCCTTCTCGACCGTATCGAGATCGACGAGACGGTGCAGGCGGTCATCCTCACCGTCGCCGGCGATCGCGCCTTTTCCGCAGGCGGCGACATCCACGAATTTTCCGGCAGCGTGGCCAAGGGCGTGAACGCTGCCACCCGCGATTTTGTCCGGCGGGGCCAACAGCTCACGCACCGCCTGGAGGCCTTTCCGAAGCCTGTGATCGCTGCCGTCAACGGTCTCGCCTATGGTGGCGGCTGCGAGGTGACCGAAGCGGTGCACCTCGCGATCGCGAGCGAGCGGGCGCGCTTTGCCAAGCCGGAAATCAAGCTTGCCATGCCGCCGACATTCGGGGGCACTCAGAGACTGCCTCGCCTGGCGGGTCGGAAGCGTGCGCTCGAGCTGCTTCTGACCGGGGATGCGTTCTCGCCCCAGCGCGCGCTGGACATGGGGCTCGTCAATGCCGTCGTGCCGCATGAGCAACTGATCGCCTCGGCCCGAGCGCTTGCGGGTCGCACCATTCGCCATTCGCCTCTTGCCACCGCCGCCATCATCACCGCCGTGACGCGTGGCCTCAACATGGCGATCGGAGAAGGTCTGCTGTGCGAAAGCGAGCAATTCGCACGGATGGTTCCGAGCCATGATCTCAAGGAAGGGCTTGCCGCCTGGAAAGAGCGGCGAGAGCCACGCTATGCCGGGCGCTGA
- a CDS encoding TetR/AcrR family transcriptional regulator → MTTAPNTRERIVSAASKLFYAEGIRAVGVDAVAEAAGVTKRTLYYHFKSKDDLIAAYLEGRDQPNLKLFQKWFSEAEGGVASRVEGIFFNLARAARHPKWKGCGFLRTSAELASMPGHPAIRIGAAHKKKFEDWLRQAFEAEGIVEAEELARQVLLLLDGSFAVVLLHRDPSYMETAGAAAASLVKLALSERTIGRVK, encoded by the coding sequence ATGACGACGGCACCGAACACACGCGAACGCATCGTTTCCGCCGCTTCCAAGCTGTTCTATGCCGAAGGGATCCGCGCCGTCGGTGTGGACGCAGTCGCCGAGGCGGCCGGCGTGACGAAGCGAACGCTCTATTATCACTTCAAAAGCAAGGACGACCTGATTGCCGCCTATCTCGAAGGGCGTGATCAGCCGAACCTCAAGCTCTTCCAGAAATGGTTCAGCGAAGCCGAGGGCGGCGTGGCATCGAGGGTCGAGGGCATCTTCTTCAATCTCGCCCGCGCCGCCCGACATCCGAAATGGAAGGGCTGCGGCTTCCTGCGCACCTCCGCCGAACTCGCCAGCATGCCGGGGCACCCGGCGATCCGTATCGGCGCCGCGCATAAGAAAAAATTCGAGGACTGGCTCCGGCAGGCGTTCGAGGCGGAAGGGATCGTGGAGGCGGAAGAGCTCGCGCGGCAGGTCCTGTTGCTCCTCGACGGCAGCTTCGCCGTCGTTCTGCTCCACCGTGATCCGAGCTATATGGAGACGGCGGGTGCGGCGGCGGCCTCGCTCGTCAAGCTGGCGCTGTCGGAGCGGACAATCGGGAGGGTCAAATGA
- a CDS encoding glyoxalase superfamily protein, with product MTVRRIVPNLQVSDPLQAHRFYADLLGMEVVMDHGWIVTFAAVGRTAMPQVSFATEGGSGTPVPALSIEVDDVDETYRRAAAAGVEIVYDITDESWGVRRFFLRDPFGNIVNVLSHRPRT from the coding sequence ATGACTGTACGACGCATCGTGCCAAATCTTCAGGTGTCCGATCCGCTTCAGGCGCATCGGTTCTATGCGGACCTGCTCGGCATGGAGGTGGTGATGGATCACGGCTGGATCGTCACATTTGCGGCGGTAGGCCGCACCGCCATGCCGCAGGTGAGCTTCGCCACCGAAGGCGGGTCCGGAACGCCGGTCCCGGCGCTCTCGATCGAGGTGGATGACGTGGACGAAACCTATCGCCGCGCCGCGGCCGCGGGTGTGGAGATCGTCTACGATATCACCGACGAAAGCTGGGGCGTGCGCCGGTTCTTTCTGCGCGATCCGTTCGGCAATATCGTCAACGTCCTTTCGCACCGGCCGAGGACTTAG
- a CDS encoding cystathionine gamma-synthase family protein: MTAPHPSKTHIGNHKLHPETLMLNYGYDPELSEGAVKPPIFLTSTFVFHSAEEGRDFFDFVSGRREPPAGVGAGLVYSRFNHPNSEIVEDRLAIFERAEAGALFSSGMSAIATTLLAFVRPGDSILHSQPLYGGTETLLAKTFLNLGVSAVGFADGTDEAAVNAAAEEAMSKGRVSVILIETPANPTNSLVDVALVRRIAERIGERQAHRPIVACDNTLLGPVFQHPIEHGADLSLYSLTKYVGGHSDLIAGAVLGSKALIRQVKALRGSIGTQLDPHSCWMIGRSLETLSVRMEKANDNARIVAEFLRDHPKVERIHYLPFHDADTPVGRVFATQCTGAGSTFSFDIAGGQEAAFRFLNALQIFKLAVSLGGTESLASHPAAMTHSGVPIEVRARIGVLESTIRLSIGIEHPDDLVADVANALTMI; encoded by the coding sequence ATGACCGCGCCGCACCCTTCCAAGACCCATATCGGCAACCACAAACTGCATCCCGAAACGCTGATGCTGAATTATGGTTACGACCCCGAGCTCTCGGAGGGTGCTGTCAAACCGCCGATCTTTCTCACCTCGACTTTCGTCTTCCACTCCGCCGAGGAGGGCCGCGACTTCTTCGACTTCGTCTCCGGGCGGCGCGAACCGCCCGCTGGCGTGGGTGCCGGGCTCGTCTATTCCCGCTTCAATCACCCGAACAGCGAGATCGTCGAAGACCGGCTCGCCATTTTCGAACGAGCGGAAGCCGGCGCGCTCTTTTCCTCCGGCATGTCGGCGATCGCCACCACGCTTCTCGCCTTCGTGCGGCCGGGCGATTCCATCCTGCATTCGCAGCCGCTTTACGGCGGCACCGAAACGTTGCTCGCCAAGACCTTCCTCAATCTGGGCGTCTCCGCCGTCGGCTTTGCCGACGGTACAGACGAGGCGGCCGTCAATGCCGCGGCTGAAGAGGCGATGAGTAAGGGACGGGTCTCCGTGATCCTGATAGAGACGCCGGCCAATCCCACCAACAGCCTTGTCGACGTCGCGTTGGTCCGCCGCATTGCCGAAAGGATCGGAGAAAGACAGGCGCATCGGCCGATCGTCGCCTGCGACAACACCCTGCTCGGCCCCGTCTTTCAGCACCCGATCGAACACGGGGCGGACCTTTCCCTTTATTCGCTGACCAAATATGTCGGCGGCCATTCCGACCTGATCGCCGGCGCCGTTCTCGGCTCCAAGGCGCTGATCAGGCAGGTGAAGGCCCTGCGCGGCTCGATCGGCACGCAGCTCGACCCGCATTCCTGCTGGATGATCGGCCGCTCGCTCGAAACCCTGTCTGTGCGTATGGAAAAGGCAAACGACAACGCCCGCATCGTCGCCGAATTCCTGCGCGACCATCCCAAGGTCGAGCGAATCCACTATCTGCCGTTCCACGACGCGGACACGCCGGTCGGCCGTGTATTCGCCACGCAATGCACCGGGGCGGGATCGACCTTCTCCTTCGACATCGCCGGCGGCCAGGAGGCGGCATTCCGCTTCCTCAACGCACTGCAGATCTTCAAGCTCGCCGTCAGCCTCGGCGGTACGGAATCGCTCGCTAGCCACCCGGCGGCGATGACGCATTCCGGCGTGCCGATCGAGGTCCGCGCCCGGATCGGCGTGCTCGAATCCACGATCCGCCTGTCGATCGGCATCGAGCATCCGGACGATCTCGTCGCCGACGTCGCGAACGCGCTGACGATGATCTGA